From Amia ocellicauda isolate fAmiCal2 chromosome 12, fAmiCal2.hap1, whole genome shotgun sequence, a single genomic window includes:
- the LOC136764621 gene encoding calpain-1 catalytic subunit gives MERVFASGVAARLQNQRNRDDGLGQNHKAIKYLGQDYEALRNQCLQNGVLFSDDAFPALPSSLGFKELGPRTAKTQGVYWKRPTEICSNPEFIMHGATRTDICQGALGDCWLLAAIASLTLNDAVLHRVVPPGQSFHSQYAGIFHFQFWQFGEWVDVVVDDRLPVKDGKLLFVHSAEGGEFWSALLEKAYAKVNGCYEALSGGSTSEGFEDFTGGVTEMYELRKPPSDLYNIISKAVERGSLLGCSIDISSNLDMEAVTFKKLVKGHAYSLTGVHEVAYRGLPTKLVRIRNPWGEVEWTGAWSDNSSEWNRVDAADRDKLLKRSDDGEFWMSFSDFLQEFTRLEICNLTPDTLKCPNIRKWNTALYTGEWRRGSTAGGCRNFPATFWINPQFKVALKHSDSDEDPGCSFLVALMQKDRRKQRKEGKDMETIGFAIYDVPNEFLGQSGVHLKREFFLTHGSKARSEQFINLREVSSRFSLPPGEYIIVPSTFEPNCDGDFVLRVFSEKPADHEELDDEISADLPEEETLDESQIDAGFKNLFRQLAGPDLEISITELQTILNRIIGKHKDLKTDGFGKESCRSMINLMDKDGNGKLGLTEFHVLWEKIKTYLTVFRKFDLDKSGTMSSYEMRMALESAGFKLTNSLFQLIILRYSDPDMAVDFDNFVTCLIRLETMYKTFKHLDTDADGIVSFNFFQWISLTMFA, from the exons ATGGAGCGGGTGTTTGCATCAGGGGTGGCCGCCAGGCTGCAGAACCAGCGCAATAGGGATGACGGACTGGGCCAGAACCACAAAGCCATCAAGTACCTGGGCCAGGACTATGAAGCCTTGCGTAACCAGTGCCTGCAGAATGGAGTCCTCTTCAGTGACGACGCCTTCCCCGCCCTGCCCTCCTCTCTGGGCTTCAAGGAGCTGGGGCCGCGCACCGCCAAGACGCAGGGCGTATACTGGAAGCGGCCCACg GAGATTTGCTCTAACCCAGAGTTCATAATGCATGGAGCCACGCGCACGGACATCTGCCAGGGAGCACTGG GTGACTGCTGGCTGCTGGCGGCGATTGCGTCTCTCACTCTGAACGACGCGGTGCTGCATCGCGTGGTGCCACCTGGCCAGAGCTTTCACAGCCAGTACGCCGGCATCTTCCACTTCCAG TTCTGGCAGTTCGGGGAGTGGGTGGATGTGGTGGTGGACGACCGGCTGCCTGTCAAGGATGGGAAGCTCCTCTTCGTACACTCGGCCGAGGGCGGGGAGTTCTGGAGCGCCCTGCTGGAGAAGGCCTACGCCAa GGTGAACGGGTGCTACGAGGCCCTGTCAGGGGGGAGCACGTCGGAGGGCTTTGAGGATTTCACAGGGGGGGTGACGGAGATGTACGAGCTGAGGAAGCCGCCCTCGGACCTGTACAACATCATCAGCAAGGCAGTGGAGCGGGGGTCCCTGCTGGGCTGCTCCATAGAT ATCAGCAGTAATCTGGACATGGAGGCTGTGACCTTTAAGAAGCTGGTGAAAGGTCACGCCTACTCTTTGACAGGGGTGCACGAG GTGGCTTATAGGGGTTTGCCCACGAAGCTGGTTCGGATCAGGAACCCCTGGGGAGAGGTGGAATGGACTGGAGCCTGGAGTGACAA ctCGTCGGAGTGGAACCGTGTAGACGCCGCCGACAGGGACAAGCTGCTGAAGCGCAGCGATGACGGGGAATTCTG gaTGTCCTTCAGTGATTTCCTGCAGGAGTTCACAAGGctggagatctgcaacctgacccctgacacGCTCAAGTGTCCCAACATCAGGAAGTGGAACACGGCGCTGTACACAGGGGAGTGGCGGCGGGGCAGCACGGCCGGGGGCTGCAGGAACttcccag CAACATTTTGGATTAACCCCCAGTTCAAGGTGGCCCTGAAGCACTCCGACTCTGATGAAGACCCAGGTTGCAGCTTCCTGGTGGCTCTCATGCAGAAGGATCGCCGCAAGCAACGCAAGGAGGGGAAGGACATGGAGACGATTGGATTCGCGATCTATGAT gttCCTAATGAG TTTCTGGGCCAGTCGGGTGTGCACCTGAAGCGAGAGTTCTTCCTGACCCACGGCTCGAAGGCACGCTCCGAACAGTTCATCAACCTGCGCGAGGTCAGTTCCCGCTTCAGCCTCCCGCCCGGCGAGTACATCATCGTGCCATCCACCTTCGAGCCCAACTGCGATGGGGACTTCGTCCTGAGGGTGTTCTCGGAGAAGCCCGCCGACCACGA GGAGCTGGATGACGAGATTTCAGCTGACCTGCCAGAGGAG GAGACTTTGGATGAGAGTCAGATTGATGCCGGCTTCAAGAATCTGTTCAGACAACTTGCAGGACCG gaCTTGGAGATTAGCATTACAGAGCTGCAGACCATCCTCAATCGGATCATCGGAAAAC aTAAGGACCTGAAGACCGATGGGTTTGGGAAGGAGTCCTGTCGCAGCATGATCAACCTCATGGAT AAAGATGGCAACGGGAAGCTGGGCCTGACGGAGTTCCACGTCCTGTGGGAGAAGATCAAGACCTACCTG ACTGTCTTTAGGAAGTTTGATCTAGACAAGTCCGGCACCATGAGCTCCTACGAGATGCGCATGGCCCTAGAGTCTGCAG GGTTCAAGCTGACCAACAGCCTCTTCCAGCTGATCATCCTGCGCTACAGTGACCCAGACATGGCCGTGGATTTCGACAACTTCGTCACCTGTCTGATCCGACTGGAGACCATGTACA AGACGTTTAAACATCTGGACACAGATGCTGATGGGATTGTCTCCTTCAACTTCTTCCAG TGGATCTCTCTCACCATGTTTGCttag